The Gossypium hirsutum isolate 1008001.06 chromosome D07, Gossypium_hirsutum_v2.1, whole genome shotgun sequence genome includes the window AAACCTTAAATCGAAACATATCGGCAAACAAATTGAACCAGAAAGGAGAAGTCCCACCCTGCACGAAATCAGTTTAACGTAACATAGCTAAAAGAAAGGTAACTTGAAGAAACGAAATCAAAATGAGGAagaaggaaacaaagaaaaaaaagaaatgaacatCCAAGCAAGGGAAGTTTCTGGGGAAAGTTTAGTTAACTAACAAAATGAAAATAGCCCACAAGGTTGTTCAGTAAAAAGATTTCCATAGTTTTCACcaagattcaaacacaagaccaaaaGGTATATAGACGATTAACCACTGAACCAGTAGACTTATTCTTGATATTAATTGCACACAATTAACGTATAAACCAAATGTTCAAAGGTAGGAGTTCAATTAGAAATAACAAATTTCAAGAAACAAGGTTCGAACCTAGAACCTCACATACTCAAACAAAACAGTTAACCACCGAACAAGATTAacttgtcaaaattttcgaaatcTTAATTCACAAATCGAGAGGTAACTACTTTTGGTTTCACaactcaatttcttctaacccgGTTTTTGGGATGCTACAAAGAAACAGACCtagacaagaaaaataaaaaagaaaagaaaaaggaaagaggagggaaaacaaaaaagaaaaagaaaaaagagtataAGAAGATGCCACGTGGTAGTGTCCGATTGGCCAGTGCTGTCACATAAGCCAAAATTAACACCGTTAGTTTTAGGTACTAATATAGTGGACGGAAAAGAAGTTCGGATACCAATCTAGAACAAAAAAACCATAAGTACCAATCTAGAAGAAGTGAAAGTTCGAGCACTAATTTTATACTTAACCCTTAAAAACTATTATGGTAAAAGAAACTAAGACGCTATATTATGTAAAGGTATGTGTAACAGGCCCAATTTGCCCGCctgtaaaaaaatcaaatcaaaataaaaaaaatttaaagttcaaaaaaaaaaacatcaatccAATTACAGCCCAAAATAATTTGACCCATACCCAATATAAATCTCTAAAAAAATAGCCCAATCCAAATTACCCAATATCCAGAAAACCCAATCAGCCCAAGCCACCTAGCCCTAGCCCAACACAAAAACAAATCAGAAAACCCTAGCATCACAGCTTCCAACAGCACCGCCGTTGAACCCAGGGTCTCTCCTGCGCGTGCTGCGCCTCCACGTGCGTGCGTCTCCTCCAGCTGGACTCCGTACATGCCACGTCCACCCTCCAGGCCATACCTGCAACAAACGAAATAGACAACGCAGCACCTACAACACAAAAAAACAACAAACAACAGTAGCGAAATAAGAGAAAAGAAGAACGAATTGgtttttttattggtctatttttatttttattttcttctgtaAATCTGGCTATAAAAGAGCCATTAGGAATATTGTAAAGGGGTTAACCTCACACACAATATCAACACagagattaaataaaaaaaccaaaaattttgaaaagaggtAATCGATTGTtctcttttgattatttttttccttttcgattcctttttttaaaatctaatattacTAATAAGAAAGTAGAGAGGAAAGGGAAGAAAAGGGCTTACCTCGACACGACGTCGGAACCTCTGCTAGCTCCGTTCCAAATCGGAGCTGATAGTGGAGAGTTACCGGGTTAGCAAGGTGGCTGAGAGTGGAAGGAAGGGTCCTCTGACTCttaggtttttagggtttaaaaagGCGTTCATAAGTGTTCCAAACGACACCGTTTGGGGCTAGAttcagtggctccaaaacggtgccgtattAGCATCTGATTTGCGCGGTGACCCAACTCGAGGGAATGATCAGCGCGTTTTGTTTCAATGGTTTATTTTCACAATTGGTCCCCAGATTTTGTAACATGTTTAAGTTGATCCTTTTAGGTTTCTTAAATTTTGCCACATATTTCATTgcttgtttcaatttggtccatgcTGAAACGCAGCGTTTTGGAGCTGAGGATATTTACCCTTTTAGTCCCCAAGTTGTTCGCGTGTTCCTTTGTGGCccttaatgttattttatttttattttctcttttaattttgaattaaacgCAATTTAgcctgtttttttaatttaaatgtattcaaattttattttattttaatattcatcattttttaaatatatttaattttacatctagcatttttttatgtttaaatttagtatattttaaatttattacaatattattttaatattataacatattattgTTCTAAACATatcattaacattattttaaatttatcatgtacAATCTTATGCATTCTTGTTGCAATTTCAATATAATTTATACAttgtttacatttttattttataatacatttttaaCTACACTTATATAGTTCTTTGCTTTAAGATTTATACAATAATATTCTTACTTAATATttttctatacatatatataatttgtgttaaattatttatatatatatacataatatattatcgatttcatattattacatatcctttcatatatttttatatataaataacttatttatttcaaaccctattttattatatattttatttatttcaactcttttatatattattatgtgtaatttatttatattaagttttccACTCCatctattacttattttaaaatgtgtatatCATTCTTTTCTATTTTGAATATTTCAAGTTTGcaaatatattattcattttaattctttattcatgatgggtgtcgaatccaccaatataaacctatgacttaatttgcaaattatgcagtatagggagtagggtcgatccctcagagactggtttactgtaaattgttgctctcttgaccagatttatgtcggggtagctgtcgtgcccaagaaattCGGGGGGATAAAATTTGATGACCTgaaataaacagaaaaataacgtaaaaagtaaaagttgaaaacaggataataaaaacaatgaaataaatattaagaaaaattaattagaataagctcAGCTTTAGGCGCGAATTTTCCTcatctttgaaccgatcctcgaaattggatgaactcctcttttccaataagctagttatagctaccaaggatgcctcggacaccaactcttccttgtgtaaattagttatggaacgtccaataactaacccttaccgattgaacaaccacgaaacgttcgtgatttagaactccggcagctttgcgttctagaagagcctagctcgaaccaatgccctcaaccgcgtgggacatttaaatccggttactacttcccttgacggaaccaaacaacaatccccacttggcacgctaatgtgttcacagaaaaccgattagaaacgttcctttcggaattccaactgtacgtctaatcacactaaatcaaacgacgtcttttttgacttagtgttgatctgactttgtgagttgacaaaatcatactcttaatccggagaagtaataagtactgaaattttaggagttaaatggctcgggttcgtaactcataGGTTTTGACAAGGCTAATTTtggcctaaagctgaaaatgagtttagttggctaaggtttggggcatgttggtattggaataattaaataagattgaataaatgaaaaaaatgaaagtgaGTGGTGAAGGTGAGGCAAGGTTGGAAATTAATtgctaacaaaaaaaaaaaaaagaaaagaaagaaaagattgaaTTGCAAGAGataaaagcttaatttaaaaacgaaatgattaaaaacttgatggaaaattttatgaaaagacttgatgaaaaactttaaaaagaaCTTGCTGCAAAACGTGATAAAAAAACTTGGTAATTAAAAACTTGATAAAAGAACTAgatgaaaaatacttgaagaaagaaaaaaacacttAATGAAAGACTTAATTGAAAGCTTGAtttatgaattgatgaataaaatgaacaatgtagcctctatttatactagtggccttgctaaattaagagccaactagtatagaaaatcaaggaaaatattccataatataaaaaatatcccaaaataatctcccactaagtcaacaattTCAGCTAAgtaatcttggaaaaattcttctttggctctccttctttgcttctttcttcaatctagcccaattgtttcctttttcttctatttatctCCAAATTGcattcctgcacaaaattcaataaatatggcaaaattagtggtgcattctcataaattaaccaatttaattacataaaatatgcaACTTTagaatttaatcaattcatatatGTATAACCTATTATTGaggatttcaaatattttatttttctcattgtttttgtttttgttagaTGATTCCCTAATtaccttttaattcatttacctTTCTAATATGAATATTAATATTGGTTTAATGTGCGGTATGATTGCTTTTATGCTTATTGTATAACTTATTCGCATGAATTGATTCTTTGTAACTCATTAGTATTGATTTTAGTTTGTAAATTAGCTTTTCCCGATGTACAATGTTATTTCGTTATTCATTCAAAAGATTACAAGTGTCAAAGTTATTTCatacaaagttttcaaaaacaacGCAATGCTCGGCATTTAGGATCTTCGaaaagattgagccctaacgtattgagttccaatttttctcgttgaatctaaataatcgaggatATGctttaatcaaaacaaaaataaagagctcattctcgggaatttgacacgttgtgtcctaacgcattggatatagcatgttgttttctcgaggcgaggatttttctaataaatgaaaataaaggcaatattttatatttaggagttttgtgaaatcgaaccctaacttactgggttttgattttctcatttgaccctaATGATCAAATacccttctcaaaatgcataagtTTTAAAGGTCaagagataaacttaattttgaggatttaaaatgttgcactctaacttactgaatgtgacaatttatttcttcgaaataagTGTTCCTTaccatccaattcattttactcaaattttcttttcaaggGATCGcattttaaatcttttcaaaatttcgacactaagacattaaacaatcaattcggtcccaattttgggcgtcacgagggtgctaacccttcctcgtatgtaatcgactcccgattccaatttctcaaaatttcgcagaccaaaattaatttcaaggtgagccgatcacacctcaataagggatcggtggcgactcccattttattttcaaagtcgatccccaaatttttgatttttcaaaaaaaatagtttcgacagtaTGAGATTATCAAGAAAGTGTTTATGGTTGAGATATATTGACATAATGCATAATCTAGAAATCATATTTTCTTTTGTATACagttaattgaatttatttatcagtatctatatatatattatatgtaatgaattttggttatcgtttgttatattttttttataattgttgaGTATAATAATAACTTTCGATATTTACACtatttgattataattttgttaaattcaacaATCAACCTCTATTTTTATACGCCCATCAACATTATGAATTTCACATAGTATAGCTAATATTTACTACACTAAAAAAATGTTATGGTAAAAGAAACTAGGATGCTATATGAAGCCTTTACAATAGCTATGTGCCTGTGTCCtcaaatgttgtttattattaCTTACTTGTCCAACTTGATTTGAAAAGTAGAAATGATAAAATACAgtcataatgataaatttatggttTAAATATGTCAAAGGTCTCTATACTTTTTCAAAccttaaaatttagttttaatacTTCAATTTTGAGACATTATCTCCttatagttttttaatttaaaaatcttggTCCTTCAGTTTAATTTTTCCGTTAAAGTTAACAATATCAAaggtaaaataactttttaaccttcaatatttacatttttatcaatttggtccttactctttaaaaataaatacaaaataaaaaaaatattttttttcatattttaaataaaaaacaaaaaattttaaaaataaaaaaattaagaaaaaatatctttaaaattcaaaaaataaaaataaataaataaaaatataaacaaaatataaacaaaaacttcaaaattcaatgttatctaaattgGATAGGACTGGCTAGCCGGACCAAGAATAGGTTGGAGTATTGATCCGATGAGAGGTAAAAAATTAGTGACCCATGAACCGATATGAATTGGTTGAATCGAGTTAAACAAATTGGTTAAACCGATAATTGAATAGATTTTGAACTGTTCTAACCAATTGGTTATTCGAACGACCGGTTTGAATGgttcaaagcaaataaattattaaaaaaacaaaaatcggTTAATTGCCAATTCAACTGAATTTTTAGTCTGGTTCAATTAGTCCATACTAGCTCAAGGATtaatcgaattttaaaatttttaaaaatttttattcctcaacatttataatttttgtcaatttggtctaTACCCTTAAAAAGTAtgtacattttttaaaaaaattaaaaaatattttttcttattttaagaaaataacataaaattttttaaaattaaaaatatcaaaaaaataaaaactcattaaaatttaaaaataaaaaaaatttaacagatttttaaaatataaaaaattctaaaattcaatgtTATTTGAACTAGACTGCAAAGATTGAATTAAGAACCAACTAAGACATGATCCGATGAGAGGTAAAAAACTAGTTAACCCACAAATTAGTACAGATGTTGCAGTTGTAAACTAATTAGAAATTcaactaaggcaagtgcacctatcaattaatagtattaGTAATTatcatctttctattatttaaccaataaattcgagtgattgattgaaaataaaattaattaaattaattaactacggATGCGACAAAgaataatttagaaaaataaacgattaacaaccaagaagtgaAACAATACTTGTTAGTTCAAATCTCCGGTGagaaaaatctcgaacacacgaacggaactcgaacaaaaaaagaagaaataagacAATGCTCCAAGGTGTGCATCAAGCCACTATATTTAAAGTTATATTCGCCCTCACCCATCTTCGGTATGCAAAaaagttccaagcaaattaacctcgaggatacaatgaagccaatgactatttgtgtTTTGCACTGACGTGAATAGTCCACCACGTACTGAGCAATggataacaaaaactcaatttctacaaaggatttctgcaataatactttataaaataatctaataatattagaaaatgaaggaaggaaagaaagaatattagaatttgttggtgtgttttccaaatgaaatctcattcctatttataggaaatttcatgtcttttcatagagacatctttcatcaatatgtgtctttctgaataataatatctttaaaataaacacataattattcatttaatattataactattcaaataatattatttaaatagttataattctttttcaaaaaatcaaataatataatcttttgattaattacacccattcatttatagttattggaacactataaatatttgaaaatgttccaacaatacCCATGAAataattcacctagacttcatctatcaatatcaatttaaattacacaatttctttactCAGTATCTTGTTCTGTAGAAatcctaaattatgctaataccTCTATTCAAGAATAAGAGCAaatgactctaggttgattaattgaaatttttttctaattaaaacccatattattgcattaactcgacctatggattcccctattagatttgactctaatctggtagatttatgccgtcctatttctaggattacatgtaactccactcaatcacgctagatctactcttaaacagggtctattcctgctctgatttaagcacatcaaacttggaTTAATAGTCTataaatatcaaaccaagaattaagcccacataattaagaacaagatataatatttattacgtaaaataaaaatcaaaagatagaATCCATCATAgagttcatctccctaggtatttagaaaattagttaatgcttgaaaataaaaaacatcCAAAAGGCAGTATattcaaaagaaacaaagaaactcataataatctccaaataaattaaaaggaaatcttcaatcttgatggaaatctgcttaaGAATCTgattcaatggtgtttttcgagttattttcttgagtattctatactgctcactcctatcttcttatttttgtcattagAATGCtcgaaaaaccctaaaaaatgtGTTTTTCCGCTATTCAGAGTGAAATTCGCGAAATCGACACGActtgccacatggtcgtgtggtagcTCGTGTGGCTCACGCAAcagtgtgtccaggccgtgtggaatGGTCCAGCCCGTGTAACCCCTGTACCTTActccaatttttcaatttttgctcgtttttctctcattttactcccaaatgctctcctaagtataaaaacatgaatttaaaggattatgagAATAAAAATCACCATTAAATCGAATAATCACCAAAAACCGCTTTAAGAATGAGgctaaaaacatgttacttttagcacttgtCAACAGATTGGTTGAACCGAATTATAAAACTAGTTGAACTGGTAGTTggacaaatttttataatttttatttttgattttttaataatttatttgctttgaacTCGTCGTTCTGGGAACCAACTGGTCAGACTAGTTCGAAATTAGTTCAATTGTCAGTTCAATAGATTTTTTAGCTTGGTTCAACTAGTCCGTACCTGTTTGTAGGTCAATTGGGTTTTTACCTCACGTTAGACCGATGAACCAATCGATTCCCAATCCAATTGGCAGGTATGGTCCAATTTAGATAACAATGAATTTTGgaagttattttatattttaaaatcattttattgtttttattttttgaacttttaaggagtttttagtttttcataatgttttaatttgtaaaaaaaaatactttttagtttttatgtttttatttaaaatataaaaaagttaatttataaaatttttatgttcTATTAAAGGGtaatgaccaaattgacaaaaaatgtaaatgttaagAGTTAATAAAGTTATTTTACCTTTGACACCGTTAACTTTATCGTCAAAATTAGATAGAGAaaccaatatttttaaataaaaaaagtacaggAGCTTAATGTCACATATCAAAaatgggcctagaagaaataggatTAAAAGGTAGGTTTAAgattttttcccttttaaaaCAGAGTAAGAGCATTATAATGCCTTAacaattatttatgttaaaaaataataaaaatgagctTGCTAGTTCAATGCTAAAACTTTAGCCCCCCATAGGTCCTAAGTTCAAAATTATTGTAAGTTTGTAgccaaaatattatatatatatattacctcATGGATGTGCCGAATTTTTAAAATAGTGCAACCAAaaactatttttttcaatttagttcttattttaaaattgtcataattCTACATAAATTAGGAAAACCAATTTCAATTAGGataaaatatgtttatataaataaCCAATTTTATGCAAACACTAGAATTTTGTCTagcaaattttcaagaaaaacacccTCAAagctcttttctcttcaaatcaattttcaaaGCAAAAGGAGTCAAAGTTTTAAAAATCATCCCTCTCCCTCAAGTGGATCTTCAATCTCATCTCCAAACTAGAGTTTTTGTGTTCTCAAATCAGGTGTGGGATCTAACTTAAAATCATTATGTATGATCAATTATGTTGAATCATTAAGAGATTagggttaaatatgtaaataataaacataatgtaaaaaattagaaattacaTTGTGTTATTACTTGCAGTATACTTGTTGGGGATAGTGTTGGCAtccatttaaaatcaaaatataatttgtGTCGACATAAGAATAAGAAGCTGGTTAAGATGGTAAATTCACCCTATTTAGGATAGAGTTGTGTGTATGGTGATTGGAGatataaagagagagagagagagagagagagagagagaagagggaaTCTGAGTTTGGTGAGAGAAAAAGGTTGTATCCCCCACATCTCGAGTTGCTAACCTTATATACAAAGCATCTTTTGTTTTGAGGTGCCATGTGGCAATTTGATATTAGTGAGTCAAAAGTAAAAAATCAATAACCAAACACTTCCAAGCGTGGTAGGTTGGTGCTATGATGACTCGTGATCCTGCCTGTACCTTAGGTGGTTCAACTTAATTCTATAATACAATTAATGAGTGGACTCATCTCTTAGGCAAGTAGTTAGTAGAAAAGAGCCATTATGAGGAGTTGTCTAGGCTGTGATTACTTGGAGGGTCTTAGCAAGGCGTAATAATTTGATTATGAGATAATGAAAGATCTCATACAAAAAAGTGaagaaaatattttttctcacttttatattttagaataaattttttttatttttttaaattattataaatttttattgtattGAATAAACTAATATATGAAATTCGATGCTTGACCTTTCATTTGATGGCATTTCATGCTTAAAACAGAAAAAAATCTGAGCTGAATCAAGATTTATTTgcagatatatatataaacataaacatGGGGTAAATGAAAAGATATTTGGGGTAAACTAAAAGGATTTAATAAAAGAGGACAATCTTATTCATGGCATTACCAATACATTACCAAAGGACCAAGCTCGACAAACAGCCTAAAGCCTATTAAAAAACATCAATAAACTAAAAACATCATAATTGTTCAAAGCTAATAACATGAAAAACAACGAGAAAGAAACATTAAAGTTGGAAGCCAACAACAACTACAACAGGAAATTCCTCAATTTTGTGTTCCAAAATGGATCTTCACTCATTGCCCATCAAGTTCCCTTAGGATGGGAACTAGATGCTCAGGATCCAAAGGTTTCTCAATGAACACATCAACACCAGCTGCAAGAAATGCCTGCCTTTCACTTTCTCCCGAGCAAGCTGTGACCCCCAACATCTTACAATGCACCCCCATGTCACGAATCTGCCTTGTTGCCTTctcattaataataaaaataaccaaaTGATCACACATGTTGATTCTACACAAAACATGAAACACTTGCTTTTTTTAAGTAAGGTTACCTCAAGGCCGTTCAAGACAGGAAGAATCATGTCGATGATGATGAGATTGAATTTGACACCAGAGGCAATGAGGGCGACTGCATCCCTGCCGTTGTCGACACCTTGAGTTTGAACCCCATAAGAACGAAGAAGTAGTTGCTCCAAAACCCGACACGTCGTGTCACCATCAACCACAAGAGCTGTCAACCTGTTCCTCAGAACAATTTCAGTAAGTAGTTGTCGCTTGTGTGCTAGTCTTCCATTGTCCCAGTTATCCTGATCCGATGCTTGATCACCTGAAGGTAAAGTCGGTGCCATCGATTTTCCtaagattaaaacatgttattaaATAACAAGAGCAAAAACCCAATGTAAAACAAGACCAAACGTAATTACAgaaactacaaaaaaaaaaactaaaaactactTTGCTCAAATTGTTCACCAATGTAGAGAAAAAGAGATTCTATGCCTATGCCTTGAAGAGGTAATGTTGTTGCTTAAACAACTTGAAAACTGAATTGATGTGAAAACAAGAGGCTGCATATTCAAGTTTATATAGTGAGTGAAGGGTGAACAATTTTGGATTTACCTTCCATGTTCAGTGAACTAATTTGCATattgagacaaaaaaaattagCTGTAAAGGGATCGAATTCTTAGGAAAGTATTTATTGTTGAGATATGTTGAAACACTGTGTAATCTAGAAACTGGATTTTCTCTTCTCCGTGTCATTAATTGGCTTTAGTTAtcagtatttatatatattatataggtAATGAGTTCTGATTATTGTCTGTTACGTTTCTTACAATTGTTCTAGTGCAATAATAACTTTTGTTATTTACAATATTTTTTGGTTTCCATAATCCATTGTGAATTTCATAATTCCTTTAAATTCAACAATCAACCTCTATGTCTATACATTCATCAACGTTATAAATTTCATATGGCAAAGTTAATAATGTTATGGTAAAAGAAGCTAGGATGCTATATGAAGTAAATGTACAAGATTCTCATGAAAGTGTTTATGGTTGAGATATGTTAAAGTGATGCATAATCTGGAAaccatattttcttttctatgtgcagttaatatatcaatatctatatatatttattatatgtaaCACATTCTAACTATCGTCTGTTACATTTCTTACAAATTGTTCGATATGTATTTACATTCGACACCATTAACTTTAACGGCAAAATTAGACGGAGaaaccaatattttttttaaaaaaaagtacagGAGCTCAATGTctcaaaattaaagcatagggactaaattttacaTTTCAAAGTGTACAGGGACCTTTGGCatatttaaaactaaattaatcccttaatgtttacaatttttgttaattgggcctttatttttttaagctaaatttaactattaatctttcaaaaacaattaaattattttttaaaaaaaatatattttaataatattggaGTGCAAACTACGTGTATTTCATGTTAACAtgacatatttattttaaaaaataaaaaaatcataaaaatttaaaaaagttgtCATAAAGTACATGTAAATTGTCATGGGGGTTGCcgtgtttgaaaatttaatattttaataattattttttatagataaaactataaattgactatttttgaaagattgatggccaaattatttctttaaaaatttaatagtcaaatttagctaaaaataaCAATAGTTGCCAAATTggctttaaaaattaaatttatcattaggGGAGAGATTGCTTACACCGATATAAAACTACTTTAATTTTACACCTTTTTATATCTCTTTgtataattgatattttaataattaattttgaaataaaggtAAATTAGGACAAACAAAGCCTATTGTAAATTAAAGACATAAAAAATACTGCCAGAAAGAGAAGTAACCAAAAGTTGGAAccataaaagaattaaagaaatctcTGGTTTCAGACATTCTGTGGCGCTCACAGTATCAAATCAAATACAGACAAGCTCAAATTTCCTTTACTTTGAatagaaaaatatctctaaatcTCTAATCTTCTTCTGTTAACATTAATTAAGTATTGCtgcttataataatttatttatataaataaattattataagcatattaaataatataataactcTATTTTTTTCATGACTTTAATATGTGTTGATATAAAGATGAGAAAGTGCTGAAGATGGTTTATTCACCCTATTTAAGGTAGGGTTGTGTGTATGGCGATTGGAGATATAATAAGGAAAAATGAGAATCTGAGTTTAGTGAGGAAAGAAGGTTGTGTTCCTCCTCTTTTCTAGCTACTAACCTTATATACAAATCATTTCTTGTTTTGAATTGTCATACAATGATTCGATATTAGTGGTTCAAAGGTCCGAAGCTAATAATTGATTGCTTCCATGCCAGGTAGATTGGCGTTATGATAACGTTAAGTGGTCCCACCTACATCTTAAATGGTTCAATCTAACTCTGTAGGGCAACTAATGAGTGAACCCATTTATTTGGCAATTAGTTAGTTGAGGAGAGCCACCACAAGGAGTTGTTTGGGCTGTAATTGCTTGTTGGGTCCTAGCAAGACATAACAATGTGATTAATGGGTACTGAAAGatcttatataaaaaaattctcttacttTTATGTTCCGAAATAATcttccaa containing:
- the LOC107925842 gene encoding two-component response regulator 24, with the translated sequence MAPTLPSGDQASDQDNWDNGRLAHKRQLLTEIVLRNRLTALVVDGDTTCRVLEQLLLRSYGVQTQGVDNGRDAVALIASGVKFNLIIIDMILPVLNGLEATRQIRDMGVHCKMLGVTACSGESERQAFLAAGVDVFIEKPLDPEHLVPILRELDGQ